One genomic window of Burkholderia diffusa includes the following:
- a CDS encoding BNR repeat-containing protein, which yields MPRYLIGCLAVVAAMTFSTSSFADSDIDSCKSLQTELPIDQVWGSAHVEFASLESKKFVYVAYYDADRWLTVAQINKCTGEKEKIRVPSRFEGWDEHNYISLVLDDKNRLHVSGNMHVSPLIYARTDGPDRLAGLDTLRPMTGADETRTTYPYFFRFADGALGYSYRSGRSGNGIELINRLEGSRWVRWTDQPIFAPNSEKSTVNAYHSDYQLGPDGFFHVAWVWRETYRVETNFNVSYAKSADLRTWRNSRGDVVPLPITPATAEVVDAIPKGSGLINNVRIGFDATGHPVISYLKFDSTGATQLFHARRENNGWKSVPATQWTYRWDPRGGGTIPSEINFSGVKMRNGRLIEQVHQRDIGTKTFVYDGDSLKVRQMLGASVWAPTIAVKDRQAPKGAELNVRPVAIGDSAPDSADANYAISWFSLPADNRDRPRDCKSAVPCNFVSDLVLKSIRTSRDASN from the coding sequence ATGCCAAGATATTTGATCGGATGTCTTGCTGTTGTAGCGGCGATGACTTTTTCCACCTCGTCGTTTGCAGACAGCGACATCGATTCCTGCAAGTCTCTGCAGACGGAACTGCCGATCGATCAGGTTTGGGGGAGCGCGCACGTCGAGTTCGCCTCCCTCGAAAGCAAGAAATTTGTCTACGTTGCCTACTACGACGCTGATCGCTGGCTCACGGTTGCGCAAATCAATAAATGCACCGGTGAGAAGGAGAAAATCAGGGTTCCGTCTCGCTTCGAGGGGTGGGATGAGCACAACTATATTTCCCTCGTCTTGGACGACAAGAATCGGCTGCATGTATCGGGGAATATGCATGTATCTCCGTTGATTTACGCCCGGACAGACGGCCCGGATCGACTGGCTGGACTCGATACACTGCGGCCGATGACCGGAGCGGACGAGACTCGAACAACCTATCCGTATTTTTTTCGCTTCGCTGATGGCGCGCTCGGATACTCGTACCGATCTGGACGGAGCGGGAACGGAATTGAATTGATCAACCGGCTGGAAGGTTCGCGATGGGTTCGTTGGACCGACCAGCCGATCTTCGCTCCGAACTCGGAAAAGAGCACGGTCAACGCGTACCATTCGGATTACCAGTTAGGGCCGGACGGCTTCTTCCACGTAGCCTGGGTATGGCGAGAGACCTATAGAGTCGAAACCAACTTTAACGTCAGTTATGCGAAGAGTGCCGATCTGCGCACCTGGAGGAACAGCCGAGGAGACGTTGTACCGTTGCCTATCACGCCGGCCACTGCTGAAGTTGTGGACGCCATTCCGAAGGGTAGCGGACTGATCAACAATGTCCGGATCGGGTTCGATGCGACGGGTCACCCCGTCATCTCATACCTGAAATTCGATTCGACCGGTGCTACGCAGTTGTTCCACGCCAGACGGGAGAACAACGGATGGAAGTCGGTACCGGCGACCCAATGGACATATCGGTGGGACCCGAGAGGCGGCGGGACGATTCCGAGTGAGATCAATTTCTCGGGCGTGAAGATGAGAAACGGGCGCTTGATCGAACAGGTTCATCAACGGGATATCGGTACGAAGACGTTTGTGTACGATGGCGATTCGCTCAAGGTTCGACAGATGCTTGGTGCAAGCGTCTGGGCGCCGACGATTGCCGTCAAGGATCGTCAGGCTCCGAAGGGGGCCGAGCTGAATGTTCGTCCCGTGGCCATTGGAGATTCGGCACCTGATAGCGCCGACGCCAATTATGCGATTTCTTGGTTTAGCTTGCCTGCGGACAATAGAGACCGTCCCAGGGACTGCAAATCGGCGGTGCCGTGTAATTTCGTCTCCGATCTGGTGTTGAAATCGATCCGGACATCACGCGACGCCTCGAATTAG